From the genome of Faecalibacterium prausnitzii:
GTCTGTGTGCCTGCGGCCATCACCGGCATCGAGAGCGACGCCGTGGTCGAGGCGGTCATGGCCGCCGGTGCGCGTCAGGTCTACCTCATTGACGAGCCCATCGCCGCAGCCCTCGGCTCCGGCATCGACATCACCCAGCCCGACGGCCGGATGATCATCGACATCGGCGGTGGCACCACGGATATCGCAGTGCTGAGCCTGGGCGGCAAGGTCAAGGCCACCAGCGTCCGCGTGGCGGGCAACCACTACGATGACGAGATCTTGAAGCATGTGCGCAACAAGTTCAGCATCGCCATCGGTCAGCGCACCGCCGAACAGCTGAAAAAGAACGTGGCCTGCTGCCCCCAGAAGGCCGATTTCAACGAGACGATGGAGGTCAAGGGCCGCAGCCTGCTGACCGGCCTGCCCATCCGGGTGAACGTCTCCACCAGCGACCTGTATGAGCCGGTCATGATGCTGAGCGAGCAGATCGGCACGGCGGCTCATCAGGTGCTGGAAAAGACCCCGCCGGAGCTGGCCGGCGACATCTTCCGCAACGGCGTGGTGCTGACGGGCGGCGGTGCCCAGCTGCACGGCTTGCCGGAGTACCTGAGCCAGGAACTCAAGGTCAACGTGGAGGTCTCGCCCGACCCTGTGAACTGTGTGGCGCTGGGCACGGCCATGAGCCTGAGCGTGCGCGACCGGCTGGAGACCGGCTTTACGGATGCGACTCCCCGCATCGGCCGCCGCTGAGCGAAAAGACGTACTTCACGGTTTGGAAAAAATTGCGATATTTTTTGTTCATCGTTGTTGAATCGTGCCGGAAAATATTGTATAATATTTTCAAATCGGTTTTTGCGGGCGGAGCCATGCGCTTTGACCGCAGAAGAATAAATGACTAGGAGGAAGAACATGAATCTGGGTTCTGATGTGGTTATCACCATTACCGGTATCGTATTGGTGTTTGCCATCCTTGTCCTGCTGATGGCGATCATCACGCTGGAGGGCAAGATCTTCGACGGCATGAATGTCAGGAAGGCAGCAGCAAAGGCTGCACCCAAGGCTCCCGCTGCAAAGCCGGCCGCACCTGTTCAGCAGGCTGCTGCTCCTGCTCCTGTGGTGGAAGAGGGCATCCCCGGCGATGTGGTGGCTGCGATCATGGCAGCGATCCACGCAATGGGCAACGGAAAGTACACCCTCAAGGCCGTGCGCCGCAGCAAGAATGGCTGGGGCAAGGCCGGTGTCAACGACACCACCGCACCTTTTTAACACAGGAGGAAGAACATGACACAGTTTATCAGCACTCTGGTCGGTATTTTCCAAAGCTCTGGCTTCGCCCGCTTCGGCGAGCCGGGCGGCTACCTGTACGCAATCATGATTTGCGTCGGCTGCTTCTTGCTGTACCTGGCCATTGTGAAGGAATTTGAGCCCCTGATCCTGCTGCCCATGGCGTTCGGCATGATCCTTGCCAACCTGCCCGGCAGCGGCATCATCCACATGCAGTATTTCGTCGGCGATGGTCTGGAACACCCGATGTGGGTCGAGATCCTGAACAACGGCGGTCTGGCCGATATGCTCTACATGGGCGTTAAGCTGGGCATCTACCCGCCGCTGATCTTCCTGGGCATCGGCACCATGACCGACTTCGCACCCCTGATCTCCAACCCCAAGAGCCTGCTGCTGGGCGCTGCAGCTCAGTTCGGCATCTTCGGTACCTACATGGGCGCCCGCCTGCTGGCAGCCACCGGCCTGGTGGACTTCACCCAGAAGCAGTCTGCTGCCATCGCCATCATCGGCGGTGCAGACGGCCCGACCGCGATCTTCGTCACCTCCCGTCTGGCACCGGAGCTGCTGGGCAGCATCGCCGTGGCAGCATACAGCTATATGGCGCTGGTGCCTGTCATTCAGCCGCCCATCATGAAGGCTCTGACCACTAAGAAAGAGCGTACCGTCGTGATGAAGCAGCTGCGCACCGTGACCAAGACCGAGAAGATCGTCTTCCCCATCATGGTCACCATCATCGTTTCCCTGATCGTTCCGGATGCCGCCGTTCTGGTCGGTATGCTGATGCTGGGCAACCTGATGAAGGAGTCCGGTGTTGTGGACCGTATCCAGAAGACCGCCGGCAACGAGCTGATGAACATCATCACCATCTTCCTGGCGCTGTCCGTTGGCTGCACCACCTCTGCCAACACCTTCCTGAACACCCGCACCCTGTTCATCATCGTGCTGGGTCTGATCGCTTTCTCCTTCGGCACCGCAGCCGGTGTTCTGTGCGGCAAGGTCATGTATGCACTGACCGGCGGCCAGGTCAACCCCCTGATCGGTTCCGCAGGCGTTTCCGCTGTTCCGATGGCGGCCCGCGTTTCTCAGAAGGTCGGCCAGAGCGAGAACCCCTCCAACTTCCTGCTGATGCACGCCATGGGCCCCAACGTCGCTGGCGTGATCGGTTCCGCCGTTGCTGCTGGTATTCTGATCAACATCTTCGGCTAAGCCCTGTTTTGGCAAATTGAAGATTCCAAACCGCCCATCTGTCGGCACTGCGCCGCAGATGGGCGGTTTTTTGTGCGGGAAACTCTGTGCAATAGGGATGAAATGTGATATACTATATCTTAGTGATTCATGGAAAATAGCTTAAAGAACAGGTGAAACAATGGCAATTGATCTCAGGCAGGAATTTTGCGCGCTGCGCGATACCTACATTGAAAAACAGTTCGGCCGCCTGAACGCGATGCAGCGGGAGGCTGTGTTTACCACCAACGGCCCGCTGCTGATCCTGGCAGGTGCCGGAAGCGGCAAGACGACCGTGCTGGTCAACCGCATCGCGAACCTCATCCGCTTTGGTGCGGCGCACGGCTCCCAGTGGGTGCCCCGCGAAGTGACCGAGGACGACGTCAAGGCACTGCGGATGGCCATCATGACGAACACCGATGCCCCTTCCTGGCTGGATGGGATGCTCCGCAAGGATGCGGTGCGCAGCTGGAACGTGATGGCAATCACCTTTACGAACAAGGCGGCAGGGGAGCTGAAGGAGCGTCTGCGGAACATGCTGGGCGGCGAAGAGGGCGACGAGGTGTTCGCCTCTACCTTCCACTCGGCCTGTGTGCGCATCCTGCGCCGCTGGGCGGAGGAGATCGGCTACCCCCGCAGCTTTACCATCTACGACACCGACGATGCCCAGCGCGTGATGAAGAGCGTATACAAAGAGCTGAGCATTGATGACAAATTCTTCCCGGTCAAGAGCGCCATCAACCAGATGAGCCGCTGGAAGGACCAGCTCGTCAGCCCCGAAGAGGCCCTGCGCACCCCGGCGCGGGATACGAAAGGGGCGCTGGCGGCCAAGGTCTATGCGGCCTACGAAAAGAAGCTGAAGGACGCCGGTGCGTTCGATTTCGATGACCTCATCTACCAGACCGTCCAGCTGCTGGCCGGGCATGAGGAGGTGCGGCAGTTCTACCAGAACAAATACCGCTATCTGCTTGTGGACGAATACCAGGACACCAGCGTGGCACAGTTCCGCCTGGTCAGCCTGCTCACCGGGCCGGAAAAGAACATCTGCGTCGTCGGCGACGATGACCAGAGCATTTACCGGTTCCGCGGTGCCACCATCGAGAACATCCTCAATTTTGAGCGCATCTATCCCGGCACAAAGACCATTCGTCTGGAGCAGAATTACCGCTCGACCTCCAATATCCTGAACGCCGCCAACTGCGTCATCCAGCACAACACCGAGCGCAAGGGCAAGACCCTCTGGACGAAGAACGGTGAGGGCGACAAGGTGCAGGTCTACACGGCGGAGAACGAGCAGGATGAGGCCATGCACATCGCGGATGTCATTGGTCAGCACCTCAAAGAGGGCGGGCATCTGGCAGACCACGCGGTGCTCTACCGGATGAACGCGCAGTCGGCCCCCATCGAAAGCTACTTCACCCGCGCCGGCATCCCGCATAAGATCGTGGGCGGCCAGCGCTTCAACGACCGCAAAGAGGTCAAGGACATCCACTCTTATATGTCCATCGTGGCCAACGCCCGCGACGACGTCCGCCTGCGCCGCATCATCAACGAACCGGCGCGGAAGATCGGCAACACGACCATCGAGGTCATCGCAGACCTTGCCGCGCAGGAGAACACGAGTATGCTGGAGATCATCAGCCATGCCGACCAGTACGCGCGGCTGGCCCGCTCCATCATGCCGATCCTGAAATTCTGGCAGATCTACGAGAAATTGCAGGAGTCGCTGGAAACACGGACGCTGGATGAATTTGCGTCCGACGTCATTGAGCTGAGCGGGTACAAGGCCATGCTCGAACAGGAGATCGCCAAGGGCCACGAGGACGCCGCCGACCGGCTGCAGAACCTGGGCCAGCTGGTCAATAACGTGAAAAACTACTGCGACCAGCACGGCGAGGAAGCCACGCTGGAAGGCTACCTCGAAGACATCGCCCTCATCAGCGACATCGACAGCTACAACGAGAGCAGCGACCAGGTGGTCCTGATGACCATCCACTCGGCCAAGGGGTTGGAATTTCCATATGTGTTCCTCATCGGCATGGAGGAGGGCGTCTTCCCCAGCGAGATGAGCAAATACTCCGAGGCAGACCTCGAAGAGGAACGCCGCCTGGCCTATGTCGGCATCACCCGCGCCAAAAAGGAGCTTTACATCTCCAACAGCGTGACCCGGATGCTCTATGGCCGCACCCAGCGCAACGAGCCCAGCCGCTTTTTGCGCGAGATCGAGCCGGAGTACATCGCGGAGACCCGCAGCCCGGCGCTGGAGCGCCGCTCTCAGCTGGGCGGCTGGGGCTCGGCCTACAGCGATACCGTGCCGGGCGGCGCGTCGGGCTACTCCGGTGCCTCCGGCTGGGGCCGCAGCCGTTCCGGCGGTTCCGGTTCCAGTTCCGGCAGCCGCTCCGGCTACCTGAATGCGGAGTACAACGGCGGAAGCCGGGGCTTCGGGGCCGACTACGCCGGGCGAGGCACGTCCGGGTCGGCCAGCGGGGACAGCCGCAGCCGTTCGGGCGGTTTTGGCTCCGGTTATGGCCGTGCCGCAGCCCCCAAGGCTCCGGCGAAACCGGTGCAGTTCACCGGGGCACCGGCGGCAAAGCCTGCCGCCAGCACCCCGAAACACTACGAGCCGGGGGATATCGTGGAGCATAAAGTGTTTGGCCGCGGCAAGGTGCTCAAGGTCAAGCCTGCCGCAGGCGACCAGATCGTAGAGATCAACTTTGAAAAGGTCGGCGTGAAAAAGACCATGGCAAACTTCGCGCCGCTGACAAAAATAACGGAGGAATGACAGATGATGACAGTCCGATTGATCGCGCATACGCCGGAGCCGGAAAAGGTGGTGGCCGCAGCGGCGAAGCTCTGCTATTCCGACGCCCACATCACCGACCTGCTGGACGGCCTGACCGAGGAGAAGACGGCCAGCTTCCTGACCATGCTCAGCGACCTTGGCCACGCCAGCCCCATAGAACATGCCAGCTTCACCTTTGGCATCGAGGGCGTCAGCCGCACCCTGCTGGCCCAGATCACCCGCCACCGCATCGCATCGTTCAGCGTGCAGAGCCAGCGCTATGTCCGGCTGGACGACTTCCGTTATGTCATCCCGCCGGAGATCGAGGCCATCCCCGAAGCGAAGGAAGCCTTTCTCGCCAGCATGAACGAGGACGCGGCGCGCTACCTTGACCTCGTGAAAAAGCTGGAGGAGGGCCACACCGCCCGCCTGATGGCAGAGGGAATGCCCGAAAAACAGGCCCGCGCCAAGGCTTCCAAGCAGGCCAATGAGGACGCCCGCTTCGTGCTGCCCAATGCCTGCGAGACCAAGATGGTCGTCACCATGAACGCCCGCAGCCTGCAGAACTTCTTCCATCTGCGGTGCTGCAGCCGCGCCCAGTGGGAGATCCGGGCGCTGGCCGAAGAGATGCTGCGGCTGGTCTACCCGGTGGCACCCCATCTCTTCCGCACGGCTGGCCCGGCGTGTGTTTCCGGCCCCTGCCCGGAGGGCAGGATGTGCTGCGGCAAGACCGCCGAGGTGCGGGCGCAGTATGCCGCTTTGAAGGGGGAACCCGTATGAGCCACGGAAAACTCATCGTGCTGGAAGGGCTGGACGGCAGCGGCAAGGCCACCCAGGCCAAGCGTCTGGCTGCAGCACTGGCCGCCGAGGGCAGGCTGGTGCGGGAGATCACCTTCCCGAACTATGCCAGCGATTCGAGCGCACTGGTCCGGATGTATCTGGCCGGACAGTTCGGCGCGAGACCCGACGACGTGAACGCATACGCAGCATCGAGCTTTTATGCGGTAGACCGCTATGCGGGCTACAAAGCCGACTGGGGGAGATTCTACGAAGAGGGCGGCATCCTCATCGCCGACCGGTACACCACCTCCAATGCGGTGCACCAGTGCTCGAAGCTGCCGCCGGAAGAATGGGAGCAGTTTCTGCACTGGCTGTTCGATTACGAGTTCCATCTGCTGGGGCTGCCCGCACCGGACTGCGTGATCTATTTACAGGTGGACCCTGCCGTGAGCCAGAAGCTGATGACCCAGCGCTACCACGGCGACGAGAGCAAAAAGGACGTCCACGAAAAGGATGTGGAGTATCTGGCCCGCAGCCGCAGAGCGGCTGAGTTCTGCGCCGCTCACCTGGGCTGGCAGACTGTGCCCTGCACCTGCGGGGACGGGATGCGCAGCATTGAAGAGATCGGGCAGGAGGTCCGCCGACGGGTGGACGCGGCCCTTGCGGAATAACGCACAATTGACCTGCGCCGGGCAGGCGCAGGGATACCCATGCGTAGGAGGTAGGTGTTTTTATGTACCGTTTGATGCAGCCGTCCGACCGGGCGGAGATCCTGGTGCTGTGGCAGCGCGAACATGGGGAGGACGAAACGTTCCTCGCCAACACCATCGAGCGCTTTGCCGGGGAGCAGAATGTCTATGTAGCGGAGGAAAATGACCACATCGAGGCCGTGGCTATGGCGGTGCCGGTCTCGCTGCAGGGGCGGCCTGGCTGCTGCCTGTACGGCCTGACCGGGCAGGGCAGCCTGATCCTGGCGGGCCTGGTAGACCACCTGTGCACCCAGCAGAAACAGAAAGGGGCCGGGTTCGTGGTCGTTGTGCCCAGCGGGAACGAGCAGGCGGCGCTATTGCAGGATAAGGGCTTCCAGTGGGCCTTCCCGCTGCGGTGCCTGCCCCGCGAGGTAGACCGCAACCTGTGGAGCCAGGCCGAGTTCGACACCGTCACGGCCAAAAAGCTCTGTGAGTTGCGGGCGAGATTCTGGGCCGACACCGTGCAGCTGCCGCCGGAACAGATGGCCGTGGTGCTGGGGGATCTGTACTCCCGCGGGGCCACCATCGTCTCGAACGATAACGGCTACGGAATATATTTCCGCAAGGAGGACACCCTTTATTTTGTGGAGATGATGGCCACCGGCGACCGTGCCGCAGAGATCCTGATGGAAGCGGCCCGCGAAAAAGAGGTCATCGTGGAAAAGGCCGTCATCACCGTAGGGGCCGCGCAGAACCTCTTCCTTGGCGAGGGCACCCGGCAGGATTATGGAATGATCCGCTTTGAGGGCGAACCCTTTGATGTGAGCGAGAGCTATATGCGGCTGATGTTGGACTGAAAGGAACATGCAGATGGCAAGTAACCATACGAGACCCCGCAAAAAAGGCGGTGCGCTGAAGATCCTGCTCGTGCTGCTGGTGCTCGTGCTGGCGGCGGCGGGCGGCGCATTCCTGCTGGCAAAGCGCGAGATCGACGGCGGCACCCGGCAGGACGCTGTGACCGTGGAGATCGCGCAGGGCAGCGGTGTGAGCACCATTGCCCGGCAGCTGAAGGAAGCGGGCGTCATCCGGTTCCCGCAGCTGTTCCGGTGGTACGTCAGCCGCAAAGACGCGGCGGCGAAGCTTCAGTACGGCGAATTTTCGCTGGAACCCGGCAGCTCCTACGATGCGCTCATCGAGGCGCTTTCCGAGTATGCCAAAGCAGATTCCGTCCGCCTGACCTTCCCGGAGGGCACGACGGCCATCGCCATCGCACAGAAGATGGAGCAGGCCGGGCTGTGTACCGCAAAGGAGTTTCTCGAAGAGGCCAACACCGGCGATTTCAGCGAATACACGTTCTGGCAGCATGTCCCCGATGACTCGGATGCCCCAGACCGTTTTTTGAAATGTGAGGGCTATCTCTTCCCGGATACCTACGAATTCCTCGCGGATGATACGGTGCACAACTACGTTGCAACGTTCTATTCGCATTTTGACCGGCAGTTCACCGACGCGATGTACAAGGAGCTGGATCAGCAGGGCCTGAGCCTTTCGGAGGTCATCACGCTGGCATCCTTCGTGCAGGAGGAGGCCGGCAACGACCAGGACAACAATGTGGCCCAGGTCTTCCGCAACCGTCTGGCAGAAGGCTCGCCCTACCCCAAGCTGCAAAGCAACACGTCCAGCTATGTCCAGAGCGATGCAGACAACAACTATCTCTGGAACTGGGTGGCCCCCTGGTACGGCGGCTGGGAGAAGATCCCCGAAAACATCCGCAATGCCTACGACACCTATACCTGCACCGGCCTGCCCGCCGGGCCGATCTCGAACCCCGGTCTGGCCGCCATCCGGGCTGCGCTGGCCCCCCAGCCCGATGCGGAAGTCCAAGACTGCTATTTCTTCGTGACCGACCTCAGCGGCCAGTATTACTACGCCCGCACCTATGCGGAGCATCAGACCAACTGCCAGAAGGCAGCGGATGTGAACCGTTCGCTTGCGGCAAAAAAATGAGAGCGAAGCCCTTGGGCCGGACAGAAAATGCAACGGTTGACCGGTTTGCCAGGGGCTCTCCCTTTGGGAGAGGGTAAGCTCGTTTAGGAGAATGATTATGTTACAGATCCCGGAACTTCTGTCCCCTGCGGGCGATTTGGAGCGCCTGCGCTACGCCATCAACTACGGTGCAGATGCCGTCTATTGCAGCCTGCCCGAATTTGGGATGCGCTCAGCCCCGGCCAACTTCACGCCGGAACAGCTGACCGAGGGCGTCATCTACGCCCATGCCCGCGGCCGCAAGGTCTATTTGACCATGAACACCCTGCCCACCAACGAAGAGGCCGACCGTCTGCCGGACGCCATCCGGAGCGCGGCCGCAGCGGGCGTGGATGCTTTCATCGTGGCAGACCTGGGTGTGCTGGAAGCCTGCAAGCAGTTCGCGCCGGATATTGATGTCCACATGTCCACCCAGACCGGCATCACCAACTGGGCCGCTGCCCGTGCGGCCTACAACCTGGGCGCCAAGCGGGTGGTGCTGGCCCGTGAGCTGACCTTGCAGGACATTGCCACCATCCGGGATAAGACCCCGCCGGAACTGGAGATCGAGGCCTTTGTCCACGGTGCCATGTGCATGAGCGTGTCGGGCCGGTGCCTGCTGTCCAACTATCTGACGGGCCGCGACTCCAACCGGGGCCAGTGCGCCCAGCCCTGCCGCTGGAAATACTACCTGAGCGAGGAGACCCGCCCCGGCCAGCTGTATGAGATCGGCGAGAACGAGGACGGGAGCTATATCCTGAACGCCAACGACATGTGCACGGCACCGTTCCTGGACCTCATCTGCAAGGCGGGCGTGGACAGCCTGAAGATCGAGGGCCGCGCCAAGACGTTCTACTACGTCGCCAGCGTGACGGCCGCCTACCGCCGCGCATTGGACCAGTATCTGGCCGACCCGATGAACGACAACTTTGAGCTGCCGGACGAGGTGCTGGCTGAGCTGACCCGCACCAGCCACCGCCACTATTCGCCGGGCTTCTACTTTGGCCGCGAGCAGGCCAAGCAGGCCACCGACAGCGCCACCTACATCCGCGAGTGGGAGTTCGTGGGCACTGTGGACAGCTGGGAGAACGGCATCGCCAGCTGCCAGCAGCGGGGCAAGTGGAGCCTGGGCGACACGCTGGAAGTGCTCTGCCCGGACGGCCGCAGCATCCCGCTGCACCCGGAGTGGATCCGGAACGAGGCAGGGGAGAAGGTGGAGTCCACCCCCCATGCGATGGAAAAATACACCATCCCCACCCCGGAACTGCCCCCCATGAGCCTGCTGCGGCGCAAGGTCTGAGATCTCCGTTCCATACAGCAAAAAAATCCCGCCATTTGGCGGGATTTTTTTCGTCAGAGCGTATCCAGAACGCTGCGCGCCTTCCGGATGGTATCTTCGCTCGTCTGCCACAGCTCGAACTCGGAGAAGCCGGGCAGGCCCATAGGAACGCCTTCCCGGCGGAAGGTCATCCGGCTGTCCAGCACCTGCTTGCCGGAAAGGTGGAAGCTGTGCGCACCGGTCTGTTTGGCCAGTGCAGGGAGGTTGGCCGGGGAGACGCCTGCGCCCACCAAAATCTCGATGCGCCCGGCGGCGCAGTCCACAAGCTGCCGGAGCAGGGGGGCCCCGGCGGGGGCGCTGGCGGCCTGGCCGCTGGTCAGGATGGTGGAAAGCCCCAGAGCACAGGCCGTGTCCAGCGCCGCGAAGGGGTCGCGGCAGACGTCAAAGGCGCGGTGGATGGTGAGTGCAACGGGGCGGCCCGCTTTGGCGGCGGCTTCACGGGCGGCCTCGTAGATGGGGCGCAGGGCCTCTGCATCCAGCGCACCGTCCGGGGTCAGCACACCGGTGACGATGCCGTCTGCCCCGGCGGCGACGAGGGCGGCGGCAGATTCTTTCATCTGGGTCAGCTCCCAGCGGTCGTAGCAGAAATCACCGAAGCGGGGGCGGAGCAGGGCGCGGACGGGCAGGCCGGTGGTCTCCTTGACCTGCCGCACCAGCGCAAGGCTGGGGGTGGTGCCGCCCACGATGAGGTCGGCGCAAAGTTCTAAGCGGTCTGCGCCGCCGTTCTTTGCCGCCAGTGCACTGGCGGTGCTGTCAACACAAACTTCTAATGTATAGGGCATGAAAAACCTCCTTTGATACAGCGGCCGGAACGGTCCATCAACAAGACCCGTCAACAGAAACTGCTGACGGGTCTTGTTCAGGAACAACAGGTCACTTTACGGATTCGAGGAAGCGTACGAAGCCTGCACGGCCTGCTTCGTCCAGCTTGTAGACACCGGCATCGGTCAGGACCTCAGCGAAGACATGGCCGACCTCGTCCTGCAGGATGAGGTGGACCGTATCAGCATTCAGCTCCGGGTGCCGGGCGAGGATCTCCTCGGCCCAGGCAGCGTGTTTTTGCAGGGCTTCGGGGTAGTCGGCCGTGGGCACATGCGCGGTCAGCAGGTCGGCCAGGTCGAACAGCTCCTGCTTCAGGCGGCTGGGCAGCACGGCCAGACCCATGACCTCGATGAGGCCGATGTTCTCCTTTTTGATGTGGTGGAGCTTGGCGTGGGGGTGGTAGACGCCCAGCGGGTGTTCCGGCGTGGTGATGTTGTTGCGGAGCACGAGGTCCAGCTGGAATCTGCCGTCCCGCATCCGGGCGATGGGGGTAATGGTGTTGTGCGGCTCACCGTCGGTCTCAGCGTAGACGAAGCAGGCTTCGTCGGTGTAGCCGCGCCATGCGGTCAGGATCTTGTCGGCCAGGTCCACCAGACGGGCGTCGTCCTCGCAGGTCAGGCGGATGCAGCTCATGGGCCAGTGGACGATGCCGGCTTCGACATCCTCGTAGCCGGGGAAGGTCCAGCTCTTCTCGATGGGAGCCTTGGCCATGGCGAACTCGTAGTGGCCACCCTGGAAGTGGTCGTGGCTCAGGATGGAGCCGCCCACGATGGGCAGGTCGGCGTTGCTGCCCACGAAGTAGTGCGGGAACAGCGCCACGAAATCCAGCAGC
Proteins encoded in this window:
- a CDS encoding rod shape-determining protein, whose amino-acid sequence is MAQNDIGIDLGTTTIIIAQEGTGVVLNQPSVVAVDTRKNSVLEVGDKALAMVGRTPNYISAIFPLKDGVISDHTMTRELICRFVNQVYSSHMVKPRVAVCVPAAITGIESDAVVEAVMAAGARQVYLIDEPIAAALGSGIDITQPDGRMIIDIGGGTTDIAVLSLGGKVKATSVRVAGNHYDDEILKHVRNKFSIAIGQRTAEQLKKNVACCPQKADFNETMEVKGRSLLTGLPIRVNVSTSDLYEPVMMLSEQIGTAAHQVLEKTPPELAGDIFRNGVVLTGGGAQLHGLPEYLSQELKVNVEVSPDPVNCVALGTAMSLSVRDRLETGFTDATPRIGRR
- a CDS encoding OadG family protein; the encoded protein is MNLGSDVVITITGIVLVFAILVLLMAIITLEGKIFDGMNVRKAAAKAAPKAPAAKPAAPVQQAAAPAPVVEEGIPGDVVAAIMAAIHAMGNGKYTLKAVRRSKNGWGKAGVNDTTAPF
- a CDS encoding sodium ion-translocating decarboxylase subunit beta, giving the protein MTQFISTLVGIFQSSGFARFGEPGGYLYAIMICVGCFLLYLAIVKEFEPLILLPMAFGMILANLPGSGIIHMQYFVGDGLEHPMWVEILNNGGLADMLYMGVKLGIYPPLIFLGIGTMTDFAPLISNPKSLLLGAAAQFGIFGTYMGARLLAATGLVDFTQKQSAAIAIIGGADGPTAIFVTSRLAPELLGSIAVAAYSYMALVPVIQPPIMKALTTKKERTVVMKQLRTVTKTEKIVFPIMVTIIVSLIVPDAAVLVGMLMLGNLMKESGVVDRIQKTAGNELMNIITIFLALSVGCTTSANTFLNTRTLFIIVLGLIAFSFGTAAGVLCGKVMYALTGGQVNPLIGSAGVSAVPMAARVSQKVGQSENPSNFLLMHAMGPNVAGVIGSAVAAGILINIFG
- a CDS encoding ATP-dependent helicase; translation: MAIDLRQEFCALRDTYIEKQFGRLNAMQREAVFTTNGPLLILAGAGSGKTTVLVNRIANLIRFGAAHGSQWVPREVTEDDVKALRMAIMTNTDAPSWLDGMLRKDAVRSWNVMAITFTNKAAGELKERLRNMLGGEEGDEVFASTFHSACVRILRRWAEEIGYPRSFTIYDTDDAQRVMKSVYKELSIDDKFFPVKSAINQMSRWKDQLVSPEEALRTPARDTKGALAAKVYAAYEKKLKDAGAFDFDDLIYQTVQLLAGHEEVRQFYQNKYRYLLVDEYQDTSVAQFRLVSLLTGPEKNICVVGDDDQSIYRFRGATIENILNFERIYPGTKTIRLEQNYRSTSNILNAANCVIQHNTERKGKTLWTKNGEGDKVQVYTAENEQDEAMHIADVIGQHLKEGGHLADHAVLYRMNAQSAPIESYFTRAGIPHKIVGGQRFNDRKEVKDIHSYMSIVANARDDVRLRRIINEPARKIGNTTIEVIADLAAQENTSMLEIISHADQYARLARSIMPILKFWQIYEKLQESLETRTLDEFASDVIELSGYKAMLEQEIAKGHEDAADRLQNLGQLVNNVKNYCDQHGEEATLEGYLEDIALISDIDSYNESSDQVVLMTIHSAKGLEFPYVFLIGMEEGVFPSEMSKYSEADLEEERRLAYVGITRAKKELYISNSVTRMLYGRTQRNEPSRFLREIEPEYIAETRSPALERRSQLGGWGSAYSDTVPGGASGYSGASGWGRSRSGGSGSSSGSRSGYLNAEYNGGSRGFGADYAGRGTSGSASGDSRSRSGGFGSGYGRAAAPKAPAKPVQFTGAPAAKPAASTPKHYEPGDIVEHKVFGRGKVLKVKPAAGDQIVEINFEKVGVKKTMANFAPLTKITEE
- the thyX gene encoding FAD-dependent thymidylate synthase, with amino-acid sequence MMTVRLIAHTPEPEKVVAAAAKLCYSDAHITDLLDGLTEEKTASFLTMLSDLGHASPIEHASFTFGIEGVSRTLLAQITRHRIASFSVQSQRYVRLDDFRYVIPPEIEAIPEAKEAFLASMNEDAARYLDLVKKLEEGHTARLMAEGMPEKQARAKASKQANEDARFVLPNACETKMVVTMNARSLQNFFHLRCCSRAQWEIRALAEEMLRLVYPVAPHLFRTAGPACVSGPCPEGRMCCGKTAEVRAQYAALKGEPV
- a CDS encoding dTMP kinase, translating into MSHGKLIVLEGLDGSGKATQAKRLAAALAAEGRLVREITFPNYASDSSALVRMYLAGQFGARPDDVNAYAASSFYAVDRYAGYKADWGRFYEEGGILIADRYTTSNAVHQCSKLPPEEWEQFLHWLFDYEFHLLGLPAPDCVIYLQVDPAVSQKLMTQRYHGDESKKDVHEKDVEYLARSRRAAEFCAAHLGWQTVPCTCGDGMRSIEEIGQEVRRRVDAALAE
- the mltG gene encoding endolytic transglycosylase MltG; translation: MASNHTRPRKKGGALKILLVLLVLVLAAAGGAFLLAKREIDGGTRQDAVTVEIAQGSGVSTIARQLKEAGVIRFPQLFRWYVSRKDAAAKLQYGEFSLEPGSSYDALIEALSEYAKADSVRLTFPEGTTAIAIAQKMEQAGLCTAKEFLEEANTGDFSEYTFWQHVPDDSDAPDRFLKCEGYLFPDTYEFLADDTVHNYVATFYSHFDRQFTDAMYKELDQQGLSLSEVITLASFVQEEAGNDQDNNVAQVFRNRLAEGSPYPKLQSNTSSYVQSDADNNYLWNWVAPWYGGWEKIPENIRNAYDTYTCTGLPAGPISNPGLAAIRAALAPQPDAEVQDCYFFVTDLSGQYYYARTYAEHQTNCQKAADVNRSLAAKK
- a CDS encoding peptidase U32 family protein, with product MLQIPELLSPAGDLERLRYAINYGADAVYCSLPEFGMRSAPANFTPEQLTEGVIYAHARGRKVYLTMNTLPTNEEADRLPDAIRSAAAAGVDAFIVADLGVLEACKQFAPDIDVHMSTQTGITNWAAARAAYNLGAKRVVLARELTLQDIATIRDKTPPELEIEAFVHGAMCMSVSGRCLLSNYLTGRDSNRGQCAQPCRWKYYLSEETRPGQLYEIGENEDGSYILNANDMCTAPFLDLICKAGVDSLKIEGRAKTFYYVASVTAAYRRALDQYLADPMNDNFELPDEVLAELTRTSHRHYSPGFYFGREQAKQATDSATYIREWEFVGTVDSWENGIASCQQRGKWSLGDTLEVLCPDGRSIPLHPEWIRNEAGEKVESTPHAMEKYTIPTPELPPMSLLRRKV
- a CDS encoding copper homeostasis protein CutC; the encoded protein is MPYTLEVCVDSTASALAAKNGGADRLELCADLIVGGTTPSLALVRQVKETTGLPVRALLRPRFGDFCYDRWELTQMKESAAALVAAGADGIVTGVLTPDGALDAEALRPIYEAAREAAAKAGRPVALTIHRAFDVCRDPFAALDTACALGLSTILTSGQAASAPAGAPLLRQLVDCAAGRIEILVGAGVSPANLPALAKQTGAHSFHLSGKQVLDSRMTFRREGVPMGLPGFSEFELWQTSEDTIRKARSVLDTL